The following nucleotide sequence is from Streptomyces xiamenensis.
CCTGCTCTCCGACGGCTACCTGGCCAACGGCTCCGAGCCGTGGCGGGTCCCGGAGGTCTCCGAACTGCCCGACCTGCGGGTGTCGTTCGCCACCGGGCCGAACCACACGCTGGAGGACGGCAACGAGGTCTTCTGGCCGTACAAGCGTGACCCCCAGACGCTGGCGCGCCCGTGGGCGATCCCCGGCACGCCGGGGCTCGAACACCGCATCGGCGGCATCGAGAAGCAGGACGGCACGGGCAACATCTCGTACTCGCCGAGCAACCACGAGTTCATGGTGCGCACCCGGCAGGCGAAGGTCGACGGGATCGACGTCCCGCTGCTGGAGGTCGACGACCCGGGCGCGGACGCGCGGACGCTGGTGCTGGGCTGGGGTTCGACGTACGGGCCGATCACGGCCGCCGTACGGCGCATCCGCCGCGCGGGCGGCACGGTGGCGCAGGCGCACCTGCGGAACCTGAACCCGTTCCCGGCGAACCTGGGCCAGGTGCTGGCCGGCTACGACCGGGTGGTCGTCCCGGAGATGAACCTGGGCCAGCTGGCCTCGCTGCTGCGCGCCCGGTATCTGGTCGATGTCGAGTCCATCACGCAGGTGACGGGGCTGCCGTTCAAGGCGGAGCAGCTCGCGAACGCCATCCAGGACGCCGAAAGGGGCCCCTCCGATGACCACTGAGGCTCTTCCCGTGATCGACGCGCTGTCGCTGGTGCCCAAGGCCGGCGCCAAGCAGTCGATGAAGGACTTCAAGTCGGACCAGGAGGTCCGCTGGTGCCCCGGCTGCGGTGACTACGCGGTGCTGGCGGCCGTGCAGGGCTTCATGCCCGAGCTGGGCCTGGCCAAGGAGAACATCGCCTTCATCTCCGGCATCGGCTGCTCCAGCCGCTTCCCGTACTACATGAACACCTACGGGATGCACTCCATCCACGGGCGCGCCCCGGCGATCGCGACCGGCCTGGCGACCTCGCGGCGGGACCTGTCGGTGTGGGTGGTCACGGGCGACGGCGACGCGCTGTCGATCGGCGGCAACCACCTGATCCACGCGCTGCGGCGCAACGTCAACCTGAAGATCCTGCTGTTCAACAACCGGATCTACGGCCTGACGAAGGGCCAGTACAGCCCGACCTCCGAGGGCGGGAAGATCACCAAGTCCAGCCCGATGGGCTCGCTGGACACCCCGTTCAACCCGGTGTCGCTGGCGCTGGGCGCGGAGGCGTCGTTCGTGGCACGGACGGTGGACTCGGACCGCAAGCACCTCACCTCGGTGCTGCGGGCGGCGGCGGAGCACAAGGGCTCGGCGCTGATCGAGATCTACCAGAACTGCAACATCTTCAACGACGGTGCGTTCGAGGCGCTGAAGGACAAGCAGCGGGCGCAGGAGGCGGTCATCCGCCTGGAGCACGGCGAGCCGATCCGCTTCGGCCTGCCGGGCGAGGACGGCCTGGGCACCAAGGGTGTCTTCCGCAACCAGGAGACGGGCGACATGGAGGTCGCGGAGATCACGCCGGAGAACGTCTCCCGGGTGCTGGTCCACGACGCGAACTCCGCCTCCCCGACGACGGCGTTCGCGCTGTCCCGGCTGGCCGACCCGGACACCCTGCACCACACCCCGATCGGGGTGCTGCGCAGCGTGCGGCGTCCGGTGTACGACGACCTGATGGCGGACCAGCTGGACGAGGCCGTCAACCGCAAGGGCAAGGGCGATCTGTCCGCGCTGCTCCAGGGCAACGACACCTGGACCGTGGCGGGCTGATCTCCACCCCATCCGTCAACCCGACAATCTCCCGCTCGCACGTTCGAGTGGGAGATTGTCGTTTTTGGCGCGTACGCTGGATTCGTCGGCGAGGATCTGGCTCATGGGAGCAGTGATGAATGTCGAGCACGAGCCCGAGTACGACTGGCCGCGCCCTCCGGTGGGCGGCTACACCGCCGACGACCTGGACCGGCTGCCGAATCTGCCTCCCCACACGGAGCTGATCGACGGGAGCCTTGTCATGATGAGTCCGCAGACCGCCTTCCACTCCAGGGCCATGCGACTTCTGGAGAACGAGCTTCTGCGGCTGGCCCCCGAAGGGCTGGAGATCTTCCGGGAGATGACCGTCACCCTGGGCAAGCGGGACCGCCCGGAGCCGGATGTCATGGCGGTGAAGGCGACCGCCTACACCGGCCCCGAACAGACCTCGTTCCTGCCCGAGGACGTGGTGCTGGCCATTGAGGTCGTCTCGGCCGATTCCCTGAAGCGGGACCGCGAGGTGAAGCCCAGGAAGTACGCCGCGGCGGGCATTCCGCACTTCTGGCGGGTGGAGCACGACAAGAAGTCGGGCCGGACCGCTGTCTATGTCTATGAGGTCGACCCGGCGACCAGGGCGTACCTGCTCACCGGCATCCACCACGATCAGCTCAAGCTGGGCGTGCCGTTCGCGATCGACATCGATCTCTCGCACCTGGCGTAACCAACGCGACAGGACCAATAGCTCCGAACGGGAATGACAACGGCCCACCCAGGCGCTACCTTCTTGCAGGTTGACAGCATCACAAGGAGGCAGCGGTGGGTTCAGGGGCGGGCGGCGGCCGGGCCGGAATGGCGTTCGGGTTCGCGGCCTTCGGCATGTGGGGGCTGCTGCCGTTGTACTGGCGGCTGCTGGAGGACCTCGGGGCCTTCGAGATCCTGGCCCACCGCATCGTGTGGTCGCTGCCGACGGTGCTGATCATCCTCGCGGTCGTCCGCAGCTGGGCCTGGATACCCCAGCTGCTGCGGCAGCCCAAGCGCCTGGCGATGGTGGCCCTGTCCGCC
It contains:
- a CDS encoding 2-oxoacid:ferredoxin oxidoreductase subunit beta; protein product: MTTEALPVIDALSLVPKAGAKQSMKDFKSDQEVRWCPGCGDYAVLAAVQGFMPELGLAKENIAFISGIGCSSRFPYYMNTYGMHSIHGRAPAIATGLATSRRDLSVWVVTGDGDALSIGGNHLIHALRRNVNLKILLFNNRIYGLTKGQYSPTSEGGKITKSSPMGSLDTPFNPVSLALGAEASFVARTVDSDRKHLTSVLRAAAEHKGSALIEIYQNCNIFNDGAFEALKDKQRAQEAVIRLEHGEPIRFGLPGEDGLGTKGVFRNQETGDMEVAEITPENVSRVLVHDANSASPTTAFALSRLADPDTLHHTPIGVLRSVRRPVYDDLMADQLDEAVNRKGKGDLSALLQGNDTWTVAG
- a CDS encoding Uma2 family endonuclease, whose product is MGAVMNVEHEPEYDWPRPPVGGYTADDLDRLPNLPPHTELIDGSLVMMSPQTAFHSRAMRLLENELLRLAPEGLEIFREMTVTLGKRDRPEPDVMAVKATAYTGPEQTSFLPEDVVLAIEVVSADSLKRDREVKPRKYAAAGIPHFWRVEHDKKSGRTAVYVYEVDPATRAYLLTGIHHDQLKLGVPFAIDIDLSHLA